A single Streptomyces sp. 2114.4 DNA region contains:
- a CDS encoding membrane-associated oxidoreductase, translating into MEITRLTPAERRVWQAFPLGESVDFREHADEDPADGATWGPERTVRAAVLRLLLFNGPSRDGEIAGLKLWGARITGELNLKYGRVEHPVRLRSCHFDETPDLYGARLRVLALNDSVLPGLTAGHLHVDGVLRLTCCRIKGPVRLAGAQTSGAVFANGAHIGDPAATEPPEEPVLQLNHADIGTDLWAPGLVAHGRIRLNGATVGGQVTLDDAQLNAPGDHALEAQTLSVGTDVHAMRLRAHGRVDLRGARIGGQLNLAYAALGNPGGVALRVSSCVVGEMWLREAKPVVGTVNLRRAQFDVLYVPPEVWPDEVKLDRLTYGSLLPHLPAEERLPVLERERAGYVSYSYEQLAGAYRAAGDEAAARTVQLAKLRRHRRTLPWYAKVWGHLQDATVGYGFRPMRAAGWLLALLLIGALAFALHPPRPLKSDEAPDFNPFFYTLDLLMPIIGFGQEGAFAPRGAYQWLSYLLVVTGWTLATTIATGITRSLARQ; encoded by the coding sequence GTGGAGATCACCAGGCTCACCCCAGCGGAACGCCGTGTCTGGCAGGCGTTCCCCCTCGGCGAGAGCGTCGACTTCCGGGAGCACGCCGACGAAGACCCGGCCGACGGCGCCACCTGGGGCCCCGAGCGGACCGTACGCGCCGCCGTGCTCCGGCTGTTGCTGTTCAACGGGCCGTCACGGGACGGTGAGATAGCCGGGCTGAAACTATGGGGCGCCCGCATCACCGGGGAGCTGAACCTCAAGTACGGCAGGGTGGAGCACCCGGTACGACTGCGCTCCTGCCATTTCGACGAGACCCCGGACCTGTACGGGGCGAGGCTGCGCGTCCTGGCGCTGAACGACTCGGTCCTGCCGGGTCTCACGGCCGGACACCTTCACGTCGACGGAGTGCTGCGCCTCACCTGTTGCCGTATCAAGGGGCCCGTGCGGCTGGCCGGGGCGCAGACATCCGGTGCGGTCTTCGCCAACGGGGCCCACATCGGCGATCCGGCCGCCACGGAGCCGCCGGAAGAACCCGTTCTCCAGCTGAACCACGCCGACATCGGCACCGACCTCTGGGCCCCCGGCCTGGTCGCCCACGGCCGCATCCGGCTGAACGGCGCCACCGTCGGCGGACAGGTCACGCTCGACGACGCACAACTCAACGCCCCCGGCGATCACGCGCTGGAGGCCCAGACCCTCAGCGTCGGCACCGACGTGCACGCGATGCGGCTGCGGGCCCACGGACGGGTCGACCTGCGCGGTGCCCGGATCGGCGGCCAGCTCAACCTCGCCTATGCCGCCCTCGGCAACCCGGGTGGGGTGGCGTTACGCGTCAGCAGCTGTGTCGTGGGCGAGATGTGGCTGCGTGAGGCGAAGCCCGTGGTGGGCACGGTCAATCTGCGCCGCGCCCAGTTCGACGTCCTGTACGTCCCGCCGGAGGTCTGGCCGGACGAGGTCAAGCTCGACCGGCTCACCTACGGCTCGCTGCTCCCGCATCTTCCCGCCGAGGAACGGCTGCCGGTGCTGGAGCGCGAGCGCGCAGGTTATGTGTCGTACTCGTACGAGCAGCTCGCGGGCGCCTACCGTGCGGCCGGGGACGAAGCCGCAGCCCGCACCGTCCAGCTGGCCAAACTCCGCCGCCACCGCCGCACCCTGCCCTGGTACGCCAAGGTCTGGGGTCACCTTCAGGACGCCACAGTCGGCTACGGCTTCCGTCCGATGCGCGCCGCCGGCTGGCTGCTGGCCCTGTTGCTCATCGGCGCCCTCGCCTTCGCCCTGCACCCGCCACGCCCGCTGAAGAGCGACGAGGCCCCCGACTTCAACCCCTTCTTCTACACCCTCGATCTGCTGATGCCGATCATCGGCTTCGGACAGGAGGGCGCCTTCGCGCCGCGGGGTGCGTACCAGTGGCTCTCGTATCTGCTGGTCGTCACGGGCTGGACGCTGGCCACGACGATCGCGACGGGCATCACCCGCTCCCTGGCCCGCCAGTAG
- a CDS encoding winged helix-turn-helix domain-containing protein — MLRLHFDDRDIARVQIAAEPDPLWETVLALHQLVPPGRGVPVFGAWRARARRELDERGLTRAARLISTLAPADARYFPDFLTPDAARDGLAAGLEALRDTPRVRLTAECARAGLPARLPRWTAALAGGDRQPLDELAAAFGEVYRAVIAPDWTGAAATVDCDRGGRTRILCRDGVDGMLGTFRPAIRWEPPVLHVDYPRDRDLRLGGRGLRLIPSHFCWRRPIALADPGLPPVLVYPVQHATDWAPATTRTCRPQALSALLGRTRARILAALDAPATTGELARRLRVSAPSASEHVSALREANLAHTRRDGGSVIHALTPLGTALLHGELAPVRLPP; from the coding sequence ATGTTGCGTCTGCACTTCGACGACCGGGACATCGCGCGGGTACAGATCGCCGCCGAACCCGATCCACTGTGGGAAACGGTTCTCGCCCTGCACCAGCTGGTGCCGCCGGGACGCGGGGTGCCGGTGTTCGGGGCCTGGCGGGCCCGTGCGCGCCGCGAGCTGGACGAGCGGGGCCTGACCCGCGCCGCGCGGCTGATCAGCACGCTGGCCCCGGCCGACGCCCGCTACTTCCCGGACTTCCTCACCCCCGACGCCGCCCGCGACGGGCTGGCCGCGGGGCTGGAGGCGCTGCGGGACACCCCCCGGGTGCGGCTGACCGCGGAGTGCGCGCGGGCGGGGCTGCCGGCCCGGCTCCCACGCTGGACCGCCGCGCTGGCCGGCGGAGACCGGCAGCCGCTCGACGAGCTGGCCGCCGCGTTCGGGGAGGTGTACCGCGCGGTGATCGCCCCCGACTGGACGGGCGCCGCCGCCACCGTCGACTGCGACCGGGGCGGCCGCACCCGCATACTCTGCCGCGACGGCGTCGACGGCATGCTGGGCACCTTCCGGCCCGCGATCCGCTGGGAGCCGCCGGTCCTGCATGTCGACTACCCCCGGGACCGCGATCTGCGCCTGGGCGGCCGCGGACTGCGGCTGATCCCCTCCCACTTCTGCTGGCGCAGACCCATCGCGCTCGCTGATCCCGGCCTCCCGCCGGTGCTGGTCTATCCCGTTCAGCACGCCACGGACTGGGCGCCGGCCACCACCCGCACCTGCCGGCCTCAGGCGCTGTCCGCCCTCCTCGGCCGGACCAGGGCCCGCATCCTCGCCGCCCTGGACGCCCCGGCCACCACCGGTGAACTGGCCCGCCGCCTACGGGTCTCCGCCCCCTCGGCCAGCGAGCACGTGAGCGCACTGCGCGAGGCGAACCTGGCCCACACCCGGCGCGACGGAGGCTCGGTCATCCACGCGCTCACCCCGCTCGGCACGGCGCTGCTGCACGGTGAGCTGGCTCCCGTCCGCCTGCCCCCCTGA
- a CDS encoding NUDIX domain-containing protein, protein MAGKRSAGLLLYRRTADGGVEVLLAHMGGPLWERRDAAAWSVPKGEYLPPEEAWDAARREFEEELGLPPPDGPGVLLGEARQASGKVVTVWAVESDLDPERIVPGTFDMEWPRGSGVTGTFPEIDRVAWFTPHEAHRRLVAGQRVFLERLAERLAGQA, encoded by the coding sequence GTGGCGGGGAAGCGCAGCGCCGGGCTGCTGCTGTACCGGCGCACCGCGGACGGCGGCGTCGAGGTGCTGCTGGCGCACATGGGCGGGCCGTTGTGGGAACGGCGGGACGCCGCGGCGTGGTCGGTGCCCAAGGGCGAGTACCTGCCGCCGGAGGAGGCATGGGACGCGGCCCGGCGGGAGTTCGAGGAGGAGTTGGGCCTGCCGCCCCCCGACGGGCCCGGTGTCCTGCTGGGTGAGGCCCGCCAGGCGAGTGGCAAGGTGGTGACGGTGTGGGCCGTCGAGAGCGATCTCGACCCGGAGCGGATCGTGCCGGGCACCTTCGACATGGAATGGCCGCGCGGATCCGGAGTGACCGGCACCTTCCCCGAGATCGACCGGGTTGCCTGGTTCACCCCGCACGAGGCGCACCGGCGCCTGGTGGCGGGCCAGCGGGTGTTCCTGGAGCGGCTGGCGGAACGGCTCGCGGGCCAGGCCTGA
- a CDS encoding ATP-dependent DNA ligase — protein sequence MLLAALAQVSADVAATSARSRKIALLAGLFRAAAPQDVPVVIPYLAGRLPQGRIGVGWSVLREPVAAAERATLTVGEVDTALTGLARVSGAGAQDERRRLVRELLAAATREEQRFLVGLLTGEVRQGALDAIAVEGLAAATEVPAADVRRAVMLAGSLPEVARALLAEGPSALAEFRLTVGRPVGPMLAHSAKTVAEAVDKLGACAVEEKLDGIRVQVHRHGPDVRIHTRTLDEVTDRLPEVTALARELPADRFILDGEVIALDGEGRPLPFQRVAGRFGSRVDVSAAQAALPLSPVFFDLLSVDGRDLLELPGEQRHAELARLVPEHLRVRRQVVADPSDAAARAAAEEFWSRTLRRGHEGVVVKALDAPYSAGRRGAAWLKVKPVHTLDLVVLAAEWGHGRRTGKLSNLHLGARGPGGGFVMLGKTFKGLTDATLDWQTERLRELAVADDGHVVTVRPELVVEIAYDGLQTSTRYPAGVTLRFARVVRYREDKTAAEADTVETVLAAHGGGEG from the coding sequence ATGCTGCTGGCCGCTCTCGCACAGGTCTCCGCCGATGTCGCGGCGACATCGGCGCGTTCGCGGAAGATCGCGCTGCTGGCCGGGCTGTTCCGGGCCGCCGCGCCGCAGGACGTCCCGGTGGTCATCCCGTATCTGGCCGGGCGACTGCCCCAGGGGCGGATCGGGGTCGGCTGGAGCGTGCTGCGCGAGCCGGTGGCGGCCGCGGAACGCGCCACGCTGACCGTGGGCGAGGTGGATACCGCGCTGACCGGGCTGGCGCGGGTCTCGGGCGCCGGGGCGCAGGACGAGCGGCGCCGGCTGGTCCGGGAGCTGCTGGCCGCGGCGACCCGGGAGGAACAGCGCTTCCTGGTCGGTCTGCTCACCGGTGAGGTGCGGCAGGGCGCGCTGGACGCCATCGCGGTCGAAGGGCTGGCCGCCGCCACCGAGGTGCCCGCGGCCGATGTCCGCCGGGCCGTGATGCTGGCGGGCTCCCTGCCGGAGGTGGCACGGGCGCTGCTGGCCGAGGGCCCGTCGGCGCTCGCGGAGTTCCGGCTCACCGTCGGGCGGCCCGTGGGGCCGATGCTGGCGCACAGCGCCAAGACGGTGGCCGAGGCGGTGGACAAGCTCGGTGCCTGCGCGGTCGAGGAGAAGCTGGACGGCATCCGCGTCCAGGTGCACCGGCACGGGCCGGACGTACGCATCCACACCCGCACCCTGGACGAGGTCACCGACCGGCTCCCCGAGGTCACCGCCCTCGCCCGGGAGCTGCCGGCCGACCGCTTCATCCTCGACGGCGAGGTGATCGCGCTGGACGGCGAGGGCCGCCCGCTGCCCTTCCAGCGGGTCGCGGGACGGTTCGGCTCGCGGGTGGACGTCAGTGCGGCGCAGGCCGCACTGCCGCTGTCCCCGGTCTTCTTCGACCTCCTCTCGGTCGACGGCCGCGACCTGCTGGAACTGCCCGGCGAACAGCGGCACGCGGAACTGGCCCGGCTGGTGCCCGAGCACCTGCGGGTGCGCCGCCAGGTGGTCGCCGACCCGTCCGACGCCGCGGCCCGCGCGGCCGCCGAGGAGTTCTGGTCGCGGACCCTGCGCCGGGGCCACGAGGGCGTCGTGGTCAAGGCGTTGGACGCCCCCTACAGCGCGGGGCGCCGGGGCGCCGCCTGGCTGAAGGTGAAGCCCGTGCACACTCTGGACCTGGTGGTGCTCGCGGCGGAGTGGGGCCACGGCCGGCGCACCGGGAAGCTGTCCAACCTCCACCTCGGTGCGCGCGGGCCGGGCGGCGGATTCGTGATGCTGGGCAAGACCTTCAAGGGGCTCACCGACGCCACCCTTGACTGGCAGACCGAGCGGCTGCGGGAACTTGCCGTCGCGGACGACGGCCATGTGGTGACGGTGCGTCCGGAACTCGTCGTCGAGATCGCCTACGACGGCCTGCAGACGTCCACGCGCTACCCGGCGGGCGTGACCCTGCGCTTCGCCCGGGTGGTGCGCTACCGGGAGGACAAGACGGCGGCCGAGGCGGACACCGTGGAGACGGTGCTCGCCGCGCACGGCGGCGGGGAGGGGTAG
- a CDS encoding FAD-binding oxidoreductase — protein MCPREPAAAEEDFPGTPVTRGEAGYEAARSAAVWNERRPERFPEVIVRAATEADVAHAVTYARTRGLRISMYSGGHNWSGSPLRDRGLLLDLSALRECHIAPAAGDAPATATVGPAATGRELVAALAPRDLAFPVGHCPTVAVGGFLLSGGLGWNSRAWGASCADVLEIRAVTADGRTVTCSDTENPDLFWAARGAGPGFCAVVTRFRLALHPHPASIMTTSLTFPLTEVARVARWAERTARGLPPYVETAFVLMPSGPRAGTAPAGPRITVAATAFATAHSEALQALEPFAGCPFGELATGRQPAAPTSFAALHEGAMSAWPPAHRYAADTLWSPESYATQLTRIADAVADAPSGKSLVLSPVLPVSEHPALLRNMAFSPLGESYLVCYAIWEDPAEDEAQVRWLCEAMAAADPQGDGFRYIAETDLEADAARARRSYTPATWDRLQEIKAQWDPDNLFHSYLAP, from the coding sequence ATGTGCCCACGGGAGCCGGCAGCGGCGGAGGAGGATTTCCCGGGCACACCGGTGACACGGGGCGAGGCCGGCTACGAAGCCGCCCGGTCCGCCGCCGTGTGGAACGAGCGCCGGCCCGAGCGGTTCCCCGAGGTCATCGTGCGCGCCGCCACGGAAGCGGACGTGGCACACGCCGTCACCTACGCCCGCACCCGGGGACTGCGGATCTCGATGTACTCCGGCGGGCACAACTGGTCCGGCTCGCCGCTGCGCGACCGCGGGCTGCTGCTCGATCTCTCCGCGCTCCGGGAGTGCCATATCGCGCCCGCGGCCGGCGACGCCCCGGCGACGGCCACGGTGGGGCCCGCCGCCACCGGCCGGGAACTCGTCGCGGCCCTCGCCCCACGAGATCTGGCGTTCCCCGTCGGCCACTGCCCCACCGTGGCGGTCGGCGGGTTCCTGCTCAGCGGCGGCCTGGGCTGGAACTCCCGGGCCTGGGGCGCGTCCTGCGCCGACGTTCTGGAGATCCGGGCCGTCACCGCCGACGGCCGGACGGTCACCTGCAGCGATACCGAGAACCCCGACCTCTTCTGGGCCGCGCGGGGCGCCGGGCCCGGATTCTGTGCGGTCGTCACCCGCTTCCGCCTCGCCCTGCACCCCCACCCCGCCTCGATCATGACGACCTCCCTGACCTTCCCGCTGACCGAGGTCGCCCGGGTGGCCCGGTGGGCGGAGCGGACCGCGCGCGGGCTCCCGCCGTACGTCGAGACGGCCTTCGTCCTGATGCCCTCCGGTCCGCGGGCCGGCACGGCGCCGGCCGGGCCCCGGATCACGGTCGCCGCGACCGCCTTCGCCACGGCACACAGCGAGGCCCTGCAGGCGCTGGAGCCGTTCGCCGGCTGCCCCTTCGGCGAGCTCGCCACGGGCCGGCAGCCGGCCGCACCGACCTCGTTCGCCGCGCTCCACGAGGGCGCGATGTCCGCCTGGCCGCCGGCCCACCGGTACGCGGCGGACACCCTGTGGTCACCGGAGAGCTACGCCACCCAGCTGACCCGTATCGCCGATGCGGTGGCCGACGCCCCCTCCGGGAAGTCCCTGGTGCTCTCCCCGGTGCTGCCGGTCTCCGAGCACCCCGCTCTGCTGCGGAACATGGCCTTCTCCCCGCTCGGCGAGTCCTACCTCGTCTGCTACGCGATCTGGGAGGACCCGGCCGAGGACGAGGCCCAGGTGCGCTGGCTGTGCGAGGCGATGGCCGCGGCTGACCCGCAGGGCGACGGTTTCCGCTACATCGCCGAAACGGACCTGGAAGCCGACGCCGCACGGGCCCGGCGCTCGTACACCCCCGCCACCTGGGACCGCCTGCAGGAGATCAAGGCGCAGTGGGACCCGGACAACCTCTTCCACTCGTATCTCGCCCCCTGA
- a CDS encoding antibiotic biosynthesis monooxygenase, with protein sequence MSSRASRDSAADIATVVTSQKVREGRTEEYRRWQDRANQAAREFEGFVDAEVYPPGAGEENEWVAVFRFSGMDCLTAWLESGRRRELLDEASGLFQGPPAQEVLRGGSPARPATDVVTAVISHEVKSGQEQQFLRWQEKTLMAQEKAPGFMGSELFKPVEGVQDHWVVVFRFDSRAHLDDWLHSEVRTKLLAEGSKYFTSYDVRKVGSAFSGWFQFDRRGGAPPDWKQAMSVVLALYPTVMVLNLTVGVGLEKLTIREYIGLFLSNVLSVSALTWLLMPLVNRAFAFWLVPSRAVGRKEQVLGVALMLLGYLVSIGVFGLITQQIW encoded by the coding sequence GTGAGTTCCCGTGCAAGCCGTGATTCCGCGGCAGACATCGCCACCGTAGTGACCTCGCAGAAGGTGCGCGAAGGCCGCACCGAGGAGTACCGGCGTTGGCAGGACAGAGCGAATCAGGCCGCCCGTGAATTCGAGGGTTTCGTGGATGCCGAGGTGTATCCTCCCGGCGCCGGCGAAGAAAACGAATGGGTGGCCGTATTTCGCTTTTCCGGAATGGACTGTCTGACCGCGTGGCTGGAGTCGGGGCGGCGCCGGGAACTGCTCGACGAGGCGAGCGGACTCTTCCAAGGCCCTCCGGCGCAGGAGGTGCTGCGGGGCGGCAGTCCCGCACGGCCGGCTACCGACGTGGTCACGGCCGTCATCTCCCACGAGGTCAAATCGGGACAGGAGCAGCAGTTCCTGCGCTGGCAGGAGAAGACCCTCATGGCGCAGGAGAAGGCGCCGGGCTTCATGGGATCCGAACTGTTCAAACCCGTGGAGGGCGTACAGGACCACTGGGTCGTCGTCTTCCGGTTCGACTCCCGCGCACACCTCGACGACTGGCTCCACTCCGAGGTGCGCACGAAACTCCTCGCGGAGGGGAGCAAATACTTCACCTCGTACGACGTGCGCAAGGTCGGTTCGGCGTTCAGCGGGTGGTTCCAGTTCGACCGCAGGGGCGGTGCGCCGCCCGACTGGAAACAGGCGATGTCCGTCGTCCTGGCGCTCTATCCGACGGTGATGGTGCTCAACCTGACCGTGGGAGTGGGGCTGGAGAAGCTCACCATCCGTGAGTACATCGGCCTGTTCCTGTCCAACGTCCTGAGCGTCAGCGCGCTGACCTGGCTGCTGATGCCGCTCGTCAACCGGGCGTTCGCCTTCTGGCTGGTGCCCTCCCGGGCCGTCGGCCGCAAGGAACAGGTGCTGGGTGTGGCGCTGATGCTGCTCGGCTACCTGGTCTCCATCGGTGTCTTCGGACTGATCACCCAACAGATCTGGTGA